AGGCTAGTGCCAAAGGTTGTCCATGGAAATTTCCTCCCGAAATAATCAAATCTTCATCCGGGAAAATAGTTGGATTATCCGTTACTGCATTAATTTCACAGGAAAACACATAAGCTACATAATTCAATGCATCTTTTGATGCACCATGAACCTGTGGAATACAGCGAAAAGAATAAGGATCCTGCACATGCTCCTTGGGTTGATTGATAATTTCACTTCCTTCGAGCAGCATTCGGATGCGCTCAGCGGTTTTAATTTGCCCAATATGAAAGCGAATTTGATGCACCAAATCGTTGAACGGTTCTATTCTTCCATCAAAAGCTTCAAGTGATACTGCACTGATAATATCTGCCAATTGTGAAAGACGGATGGTTTTTAGTACACTAATAACGCCATAAGCGCTCATAAATTGGGTACCATTTAGTAAAGCCAAACCTTCTTTTGACCTCAATGAAATGGATTCCCATTTTAGTTCTTTGTATACAGAATCTGTGTTCCGTTTCTCACCTTTATAATAAACCTGCCCCAGTCCAAGCAAAGGTAACGACAGGTGTGCCAGTGGTGATAAATCGCCGGATGCACCTAGTGATCCCAACTGATATACAACAGGTAAAATGTCATAATTAAAGAATGCCACCAGGCGTTCTACGGTACTTAATTGAATCCCTGAATGACCATATGATAAGGATTGAATCTTAAGCAAAATCATTAGTTTTACGATCTCGCGGGGTACTTCTTCACCCATTCCACAGGCATGTGATTTGACCAGATTACTTTGCAGCGTGCCTAATTCTTCACGTGAAATCCGATGATTGCAAAGCGAACCAAAACCTGTATTGATCCCGTAAATAGGCTCATCTTGCGAAGCCATTTTGTCATCAAGATATTGGCGGCATTTCAGGATTCTTCTTTTTGATTCTTCTGATAGTTCAATTTTGTAATCTTCTTTTAATATATGATAGATGATCTTAAAAGTCAGTTTTTCCGGACTAATTTGATGTACATTCATTTGTATACATTTTAGTATAAATTCAGTTAAAATAGCTAAGTTGGTTGTTACGCCGGAAATTTAATTTTAGGAAAATTGATTGTAAAATGGATAATCGAAATATAAAATTATGGATGATCCTAAATTTCCGATCTCGTGCGAATTGGATGAACGCACTTGATGATCGGACTTAGCAGAGTGAAGTACGATTAACTTTAATTTTAAACTTTAAGGACCAGTTCATCGTTATTTTTTGTGAGGTTAAAAGTATAAATTATTTATATTCAATGCTAAAGAAAAATTATTTTATTTTGTAGTAAAATTGAAAACGGATGGATAATCAAATAAGAGATGGAATTCTAAAAAACCTTCATGAGCAGGAAGCAACGCTCCTTTACTTCTTCTCAAATCATTGTGCACCTTGTTCTACTTTGCGGCCAAAGGTTTCGGATTTATTGAAAGATAAATTCCCGAAAATGAATTTCATGTTGATTGATGCGGAGGCCGAGCCTGAATTTTCAGCCAATTACAACGTGTTTGCAAGTCCAACAATCATCTTGTTTTTTGATGGGAAAGAAACCAGACGATTTAGTAAGTTCATATCAATGTTAGAGTTGGAACAAAGTATCGAGCGTTATTATAAAATGATTTTTGAGGAATAAATTTGGTGATGGATGCAAAATTATTGAGCCTGTGTTTTCATGATCTTTACCAGGCGGGTTTAACTACAGCTTCCGGTGGAAATATTTCCTGTCGTCAAACAGATGGATTGATTTGTATCTCTCCTTCACAAATTGATAAAGGATATTTAAAGCCTCAGGATTTTGCATTGTTAAATTTTGATGGAGTACAAGTTGGTAATAATAAACCTTCAATGGAATATCCCTTTCATTTATCGCTTTACAGAAAATTTCCGCATATCAAAACAGTGGTACATATTCATCCGCTCGTATTTGTTGCACTCAGCCTTCTTTCAAAAAACGATTATGAGTTGAAAGGGATAAGTGAAAAATTCAATTTTGGATATGCTGATTATGCAATACCGGGAAGTGATTTATTAGGTTCAAATATTTGCAAAGCATTTAAGGATAATGTGGATGTGGTATTGATGCAAAACCATGGAGTAATTGCAATCGGTACAGAATTGAATGTAGTGATTGAACGAATTGTTGAATTAAATCAGGCCATCATAAAGCATTTTAACCTGGGTTCAATTGTTGATAAATTTTCGCTAACTGGTAAATTAAATCTTAAATCCGAAAATACGTCCCGCTTTTATGAAGAAAGAACCAAGCATTTTTTAAGTATAAAGAATGAAGTAAAATTTGTTGAATATAATAAAAGAGGCTTATTTACGACTGCTGTTCAATTTCAATCTTTAAAATTAGGATCTCATTCTGCATTTTCGACTCATATTATCCCGGAGAGTTATTTAATCTTAAAAGATCCACTTTTTCAAAATAAAAAATTCAATAAAGCACAAATAGATGTTTACCTTAAATTATTCGATGAGCAAATTAAAGTTTTAATTTTTAATGATGGATGGGCATTGATCAGTGGAACTTCTCTTTACAATTTATACGATAAAATGGAGGTGCTTGATTTTACAGCTAAAGTGATTTTAATTGCCCTAAAGATGGGGCAGATTGATTTGCTTTCTGATTCTCAAATTTTGAAATTAAAAGAGAAATTTCTATAAACGGGATGGCGTCCCGAATTTATCGGGAAGCCATCCCTTCATAAGACCTTATCCGGAAAATTCCTTAATCAGTTCTTCAATATTTATTTTTTTCTGATCACCTGAAACCATATTTTTAAGCGTGATCATGTTCTCGTTCATTTCAGATTCACCTACAAGTGCTACAAAACGTATCTTTTTGCTATCGGCATAACTCATCTGTTTTTTCATTCGGCCCGAATCAGGGAAAAGTTCTGCATTGATTCCTGCCTGTCGAAGCCGGGTGATCACTTTAAGGCAATATTGAGCTTCTTTGAACCCAAAATTAGCAAACATGATTTGTGTGCCAATTTGGGCACTTTCAGGGAACAGATTGAGTTCGTTCATCACATCGAATATGCGATCGGCACCAAACGAAACGCCTACTCCTGAAACATTAGGTAATCCAAAAATTCCGGTTAAGTCATCATATCTTCCACCTCCGCAAATACTTCCCATTTGGGCATCTTTTGCTTTTACTTCAAAAATGGCTCCGGTATAATAATTGAGTCCGCGTGCAAGGGTCAAATCAAGGGTCCAATGGGTTTTTAGGTCCAGTTCTTTCAAATACTTCATGATGGTCATGGTTTCTTCCAAGCCACGCATCCCTATTTCCGAATCTTTTAAAACCTCCATCAGTTTTGGAAACTTAACCTTTAAAATCCCTTCCAGCAAAATGATGGGTTGCAGCTTATCAATCGCATCTTTTTGAATTCCTTTTTCGGCTAATTCTGCATTTACGGCTTCGAGCCCTATTTTATCCAATTTATCGATGGCAATGGTGATGTCAATAATTCTGTCGGGCTCGCCAATAATTTCAGCAATGCCTGCTAATATTTTTCGGTTGTTGATTTTTACTTCGGTTTCAATTCCCAATCTTCGGAAAATATCATCAATAATCAAAACTAACTCGACCTCATTCAATAAAGCATCGCTTCCGATCACGTCCACATCACATTGGTAAAATTCGCGGTAACGGCCTTTTTGCGGACGATCGGCTCGCCACACCGGTTGTATTTGATAACGTTTAAAAGGAAAAGTAATTTCGTTTTGATGCTGAACCACGTAACGGGCAAAAGGAACGGTTAGATCGTATTTTAATCCTTTTTCTGAAATAAAAGTGGCAAACTTATTTGCATCGGTAGTTGTTTTTTGATCCTCATTCAGCTTACCCAAAAACTCCCCTGAATTCAGCACTTTAAAAAGCAAACGGTCGCCTTCTTCGCCATATTTTCCCATGAGGGTCG
Above is a genomic segment from Bacteroidota bacterium containing:
- the hutH gene encoding histidine ammonia-lyase, yielding MNVHQISPEKLTFKIIYHILKEDYKIELSEESKRRILKCRQYLDDKMASQDEPIYGINTGFGSLCNHRISREELGTLQSNLVKSHACGMGEEVPREIVKLMILLKIQSLSYGHSGIQLSTVERLVAFFNYDILPVVYQLGSLGASGDLSPLAHLSLPLLGLGQVYYKGEKRNTDSVYKELKWESISLRSKEGLALLNGTQFMSAYGVISVLKTIRLSQLADIISAVSLEAFDGRIEPFNDLVHQIRFHIGQIKTAERIRMLLEGSEIINQPKEHVQDPYSFRCIPQVHGASKDALNYVAYVFSCEINAVTDNPTIFPDEDLIISGGNFHGQPLALALDNLAIAVAEWGSISERRTYQLLSGKRNLPVFLVANPGLNSGFMIPQYTAASIVSQNKQLCTPASVDTIESSQGQEDHVSMGANAATKGYKVVQNLERILAIELFNAAQALEFRRPKKSSPFIEEFIGEYRKVVSFIKDDQIMSDAMNVTVSFLQSVPLNIPDALREDV
- a CDS encoding thioredoxin family protein gives rise to the protein MDNQIRDGILKNLHEQEATLLYFFSNHCAPCSTLRPKVSDLLKDKFPKMNFMLIDAEAEPEFSANYNVFASPTIILFFDGKETRRFSKFISMLELEQSIERYYKMIFEE
- a CDS encoding class II aldolase/adducin family protein; this translates as MDAKLLSLCFHDLYQAGLTTASGGNISCRQTDGLICISPSQIDKGYLKPQDFALLNFDGVQVGNNKPSMEYPFHLSLYRKFPHIKTVVHIHPLVFVALSLLSKNDYELKGISEKFNFGYADYAIPGSDLLGSNICKAFKDNVDVVLMQNHGVIAIGTELNVVIERIVELNQAIIKHFNLGSIVDKFSLTGKLNLKSENTSRFYEERTKHFLSIKNEVKFVEYNKRGLFTTAVQFQSLKLGSHSAFSTHIIPESYLILKDPLFQNKKFNKAQIDVYLKLFDEQIKVLIFNDGWALISGTSLYNLYDKMEVLDFTAKVILIALKMGQIDLLSDSQILKLKEKFL
- the hisS gene encoding histidine--tRNA ligase; this translates as MAQKPSIPKGTRDFSPEVMIKRNYIFDTIREVFKLYGYQPIETPAMENLSTLMGKYGEEGDRLLFKVLNSGEFLGKLNEDQKTTTDANKFATFISEKGLKYDLTVPFARYVVQHQNEITFPFKRYQIQPVWRADRPQKGRYREFYQCDVDVIGSDALLNEVELVLIIDDIFRRLGIETEVKINNRKILAGIAEIIGEPDRIIDITIAIDKLDKIGLEAVNAELAEKGIQKDAIDKLQPIILLEGILKVKFPKLMEVLKDSEIGMRGLEETMTIMKYLKELDLKTHWTLDLTLARGLNYYTGAIFEVKAKDAQMGSICGGGRYDDLTGIFGLPNVSGVGVSFGADRIFDVMNELNLFPESAQIGTQIMFANFGFKEAQYCLKVITRLRQAGINAELFPDSGRMKKQMSYADSKKIRFVALVGESEMNENMITLKNMVSGDQKKINIEELIKEFSG